Within Burkholderia diffusa, the genomic segment GACTCGGGCGACAGCTTCGGCACCATGAAACGGCTCATCAACGAATGCGAGAGATTCGCGAGCCAGTTGGTCTGCAGCGTCAGCATGTTGATCTCGGCCGGCGTGAGCCGGTCCGCGTGACGCGCGATGCTCAACAGCCCGAACGCGCCGCGTGCCGCCCAGCTCGACTGCGCGACACCCACCGACAGCCCGTAGTCGCGCGCGTCCTGCCACAACGGGCATGGATCGATCCGGTCGACGTCCGGCCAGACGATCATGTTGGTGCTGAGCGCGCCGTCGCGAACCGTCGAGTCGATCTCGATGTAGTTCTGCGCCTGATAGTGCGCCATCCAGCCGTCCGGATAAGTATTGAAGATCGCGACGGCCGGCTTCGACACCGGCAGCGGCACGCGAATGCCGTAACAGCAATATTCGAAGCCGAGGCGTTTAGAATAAGCGGCGATCCGCTGGAAGAGCTGCTGCTCGTCTTCCGCGGCGCTGAATTGTTGGTAGGCATCCTGCCAGCGCAGTTCCATTCGTTCTCCGACAACGTTACGCTGTCATACCTGTCAGGTGCCAGCACCGGTTCGGGGCTGATACATTCCGCGCATGACTTCACCTTTGTTGCATCCGGTCCGCGGCCCGTCTCCGGACGGCTACGTGCGCCTGTCCGAAAGCGCACTGGCCGCGCTCGTGCTCGACCACGTCGCGAGCGGCCTCGATGCTTCGCTGCTCGCTGAACTCCGCGACAGCGCCATCGACGCGCGTCTGGCCGGCTACACCGAATGGCATCGCCCGGCCAGTGCCGGCGTCGCATACCTGACGGTCGGCTGGGACTGGTATCTCGAGCGCGCGACGGGCACGTTCGTGATCGCGGGCGGCGACGTTCGCAGCAACATCATGGCCGTCGACGCCGCCGGCGCCGATCTCGGCATGTTCCGCACTGCTGCCACGCTCGCTGCGCGGCTCGCACATATCGACTGGCCGGCCGCGGTCGCGTCGTCGCTGCTCGATCGCAACGACGCCTATCATGCCGGTCCCACGCTCCAGTGACAACCGGCCGCGCTTTCCTCTGACATTTCCGCAAGACTGGCGCTCTTTATAAGCAAAAGCCGCCCACATTTCAATCCCGCCGATCAAGAAACCGATACCACCGGTCAAATGGAATCGGGCCGCCCTCACCCTGTAAGAGTTACTAGTTACCGCCCCCTCGGGACGCGCGATGTAATGCGTGCATACCAAAGTACCGATCCGAGGACACCATGCGGACCTTCGTTCACGAGGAAGGGCGGTTGCCACACGAACTTGCAGCGGATCTCGGGCGCTATCGGCGCCGCGTTTTCGTCGAACAGCTCGGTTGGGCGCTCCCGTCGGCGAACGAAAGTTTCGAGCGCGACCAGTTCGATCGCGACGACACCGTCTACGTGTTCGCGAGAAACACTGGCGGCGAAGTGTGCGGATGTGCGCGCCTGTTGCCGACCACACGCCCGTATCTGCTGAAGTCGCTGTTCGCCGACCTGCTCGCCGAGGACGTCGCGCTGCCGCAATCGGCAGCTGTCTGGGAGCTGTCGCGGTTCGCGGCGACCGGCGACGAAAGCGGCGCAGGCAATGCCGAGTGGGCCGTCCGCCCGATGCTCGCTGCGGTCGTCGAATGCGCGGCGCAGCTGGGCGCGCGGCAGTTGATCGGCGTGACGTTCGCGAGCATGGAGAGGCTGTTCCGCCGGATCGGCGTGCACGCGCACCGGGCAGGCCCCCCGAAACAGGTGGATGGCCGTCTGGTTGTCGCGTGCTGGATCGACATCGATCCGCAAACGTTTGCTTCACTTGGAATTGAGCCGGGACGGGCCGCCCGGCAGGCCATCGCCGCCTGAGCCGGAACGCGCGTAGTCCGGCCGGGCGGCATCGTAACGAAGGAGAACCACCGTGGACCAGTCTCAGGTCTTTCGCGCGATGATGCCCGGGTTGACGGGTGACGGCAGCGCCCGCATTACAGTTACCTACCCGTCGTTTCCGCGGCCGCTGCCGCTCGTGCGGCTCGATCGCCACGGGCTCGTGTTCCGGGCGGCCGGCGCCGCACCGCTCGTGTGCGGGTTGCCGCGCGCGGCGACGCTGCTGGTTGCGGACGAGCCGCTCTGCTCGTTGCGCCTCGTGGTACGCGAGGTCGCCGCTGTCGGCGACGGCCGGCATGACCTGACGATGCAGCCGTCCGGAGCCGCCGGCGACGAACTGCTGTGGCACGCGCTGCGCGAGCGCGAACCATACCGGCAGATCGGGCAGCCGCTTGCCCCCGTCGATGCGGCCCTGGCGCCGACCGGCGAGCCGCAGGCCGTCGGCGGCGCCGTGCCGCGTCCGTCGCGCAGTGCGGCGTTCCGTCTGCGCTGCCACAGCGACGCGCTGTTCTTCGCCGATTGGCTCGAATATCACTTCGACGAGCTGCGCGCGCTGTCGCAACGGCACGGGCCGCAATTGCAGCTCAACCAGTTGCAGCGGCTAGTCGCTGACGACGAGGTGGGTGTGCGCTTCGTCTACGCCATCGACGGACACGCGACGCGGCACGCGCTGACCGACTGCGCGCGCGAGGCCTGCGCGTGGATCGAGACGGAAATGCGCGACAAGTACGCAGTACCCGTTGCGCAGGAGCGGTTCGGCGCGCTTGCCGCGCACGCGCGGGCGGGTGGAATGTGAAAGCGCCGGCGGCTCCCCGGTCACGCGACGGCCGCCGCCCCGGGGAACGCCGCTTTTTTGGCAGGACACTGTGAGGCGCCTGCGAGCGCTGGATGGCACGGTGCTTCACTTTTGTCAGGAAAGCGCCGGTTGCGCTGCGTTGCACAATTACAACTAGGGCTTGCCAGCCCTCGGGTTTTCCCTTAAAGTTACATCCGTCTCCTCCATGTCTCCAAACATGGATTCAGCCCGCTCCAGTAGCGGGCTTTTTCTTGCCTGCGTGATTTGTAAGGGCCGCATCAAGGCCCCTGCCATCCGTTCACAGCACGCGCGGCCTGTCTCGGTGGCTCATCATCGACGCACCGCTCACGCGTAGCCGATGGCGTCAATGCCCGGCCTGCGCATCGCGCGCCCCTTCGCCAGCCTCGCCAGAGCCGAACGTATCTACCAAGACGCATTCGAGCTTTCGCTACTCACACGCTTCCACGATCACGACGGTTTCTCCGGCGCGAGGCTGGAACCCGAAGGACCCGACCGTCACTTCGAATGCACGCACTGTCTGGCGGGTCCGGTCGCCCCGTCGCCGGCTGAAGATCTGATCGTCTGCTATCTATCCGACCGCCTGGCATCGAAAACCGCATGCGCACGCGCCGCCGCACACGGCTTCTTGCGTGTGACGTCGATCAATTCGTATGGGATGCATCCGGAGTGGCGTTGACTTGGCAAGCGTGGCCACGCCGTTACGTGCTGACGTGGCCGGGCAGCATACCGTCAGCATCCGCTCGCCAGCGACGCAACGTCGAACGTTCAGTTTCGATCTTCAATGGGGGGCAACCGTGACCATGACGCGCAGGGGCACGGGATACGCCGGGCCATGCGCACGCAATCTCGCAGCGAAGGAACAAGCCCGAAAGCGGCGCGCAGAGACGAGTCGATCGCGATCGCCAACTGCGCTGCCGAGAGGCGTCGATGGTCGCAAGAACCGACGACAGAAATTGAACACGGCGTGACGCGTCGGCCCGCCCGCCGCTCTCCAAAGGAGCGCACGGTGCCCGGACTCGGGCGCCGCGCGTCAAATGCGATTACTCGTTTTCCTCGAAGTAGGAGATTTCCCCACCACATATAGCCATTGAGAAAAAGCTACGCCAAAACTTACGCCCAGTCAGTCGACCGGCGCCCCACTATTGAGCTTCGGCCCAGTTCTCGTGGCACAATCGAAACGTCACCTGCGATCGTCAGGTTAACGTGATGATAGTCGGCTAGGTACGATACAAGGCGAACACAATTTGACGGGGTGCGAAATGGCGTGGGTCGAGCCGGAATTTTCACGTGAGCGAGTCAATGCTGCAGGTCGTCGGCTCGTCGAAGGTGTTGTATTTCGCGAAGATCGCGAACACATCCAATTCGCGGATCTCAATGAATACCTTGATGCAACCATGATCATGTCCAACTGGCGCGCCTCGCACCAGTTCCCCCTCAATACATTCAAGATAAATCTGCGAGATCGCGCAATTAGGATCGACGACGCAGCATTTGTCGCACAGCGCCTTAAGCGTGCAACGTCGATTATAGATAAATTGAAACGATTTCCTCGCATGCGACTCTCTCAAATGCAGGACATCGGTGGGTGCAGAGCCGTTTTATCATCACTGGAACAAGTCAATCAACTGCGCGCATCGATAAAAGGAAGCCGAATTAAGCATCGACTGGTGAATGAAAAAGACTACATAATCACACCAAAAGAAGACGGATATCGCGGAATACATTTGATTTATCGCTATGTCAGCGACAAGAAGGAGACATACAACAATCATTCGATTGAAATTTAGATCCGAACTAAGCGTCAGCATGCCTGGGCGACAGCTGTGGAGACGGTGGGATCCCTGATCAATCAAAAGCTGAAAGCAGATCAAGGGGAACAAGCATGGCTGGAATACTTCTCGTTAATTTCCGCCGCGTTCGCACATCGGGAAGGAGTTCCAGGCGATGGAGATTTTGAAGTAATTCGCGAAAGACTCAAAATATTCGAGATAGAGCTTCATGTAGTGGAACGACTAACCGCCTTTCAAGCCATGATGAAAGAAGTCATTGCTGACCCTGACCGGCGGAAGTCTGCCTACTTCTTAATGAAACTAGATCTCGCCAACAAAGAAACACTTGTTGTTTCATATTCTCAAGACCAATTCGCAGCGGCGACTTCCGATTATAAGAAAATCGAGGAAGAAAATAAACCGGGGGTTGATGCCGTCTTGGTCATGGCAGATTCCGTTCACGCCCTGAAAATCGCGTATCCCAACTATTTCGGCGACACCACGCTTTTCATTGCCGAATTAAAGGAAATATTAGAACTGGAGGCGTAGAAGTGGAGCGCGCCTCCCCCGATCGAGTGACGTTTCCTGTCGGGAGGACCAGCGACACCCAATCCCGCCCTATCCAGCAAGCCTCTGCGCCAAGTTTTGCGTAGCGCCGAATCACTTCGGCTCGGCCACCATCTAGCCGACTGGATAAAGCTGGAGCATCGCGTGCGCCACCTCGACATTCGGCGTCATCAGCCATTCCTCTTAGTCGTCCGACCGCTTCTCGTCGCCAGACTTGTGCATTCGAGAAACGATCGGGTGATGTGATTCGAACCCACGACGACAGGAATCACAATCCTTACACATTAGACCGAAAAATCAAGGAGATGCACGAAAACATTGGAAGATTGTGTGCTTTCCGAGCCTTGTGTACAGCCAAGCCGCGCCTCATGTTCCAGAGAAATTCCGGTCAAAGTGCACGCTCCCTACTTCTTCTCGTTCTGAGGATTTGGCTCATCAGCCGTAACCTTGAATTCTGGGAACTGATCCAAGAAAGCCTGAAATTGGGCAGACATTTGGTTGGAGCCCGACACAAGAGCGTCCCTCGATTCCGCAGCACCCTTCAGTATATTGAGGGCGAACTCAAGAAGACTGCCTGTCGGAATCACTAAGCGAACCACTGCCTCCCGGACCTCAACTGCGGGCTGCTCTTGCACTTCTGGCGGCCTGTTCGTATGGAGCATGACCTTGCTTAGCGGATACCCCATCGAGACATTGGAAATGCCATCCACATAAGTCTCAGTCAGAGTCTCCTCGATCAGCAAGTCAAAGGTGGCAGCAGGAGTGCGAACTTCCACTTTACGCGTCATGAATTGTCCTCAGGTATTGCAGTTATGCGTGACATGTCTGCTCAGGACGGGCAGGATGCATGTAAACATTGGAGCGAAAGCTCGAAGGGGCGGCAGACGCCGCCCACGTCGAATTTGTAGCCGTGGCGCTCGCCGTCCCGCGGACAGTGCCGACTCCACAACGAACAAACTTCGCTTCCGGTCGAGCAATCACGATATTGACCGTATGACGATCATTTGAGTGCTCGTGCGAAGCTAGCCAGCGCGAACATTGGAGGGACGCGGCCAGTGCCTCAGGAACTCTGGGGCTTGTGTTTCCGGCGAGTACGATTTCGACCCAAGGTTGCGGTTCAACTGTCGATTGCGGCTCACCCGTCGATTGCGGCAACTGGGCGACAAGCCGTAACGATCCTCCTAGTGCTGCAACATACTCACGAGCGGTCGAAACAAGCATGTCTCCCCGCTTCTCAAGTTTCGCAACAGCTGGCTGATTGACGCTCAGCGCGGCGGCAACGTCTTTTTGAGAAAGGCCGACTAGCTGCCGTGCTTCTGCAAGCCTGATTTCGCGCAGCATCTCACCCGCCCGCTTATCAGCGCGCGCCCTTGCAGCGGGCGACATCTTGGCGCGCAATTCATCAAATTTACGAGCCATGTTTCATACGTCCTTGTTTCATTTCAGGGGCAATCTCGGCCATATGAGTGTCGTACAGTTTGTCAGCCAACGGCACAAATTTGTTATACCAATCATCCTGGCCGGTCTTATCACCGCCGATAAGCAAAATTGCCGCTCGTCGCGTATCGAAGGCATATAAGATTCGCAGCGGCCGCCCCTGATGTTGCACTCGCAGCTCTCGCATGTGCCCGTGCCTAGACGTCTTAATCCCAGAGCAGTACGGAAACTTCAGATCTGTCCCCTGTTGCTCCAGCAACTTTACGTAGGCGGCCACGGACTCTTGCTCGTCCTCATCGAGGCCAAGCCACCATGCCTCAAACTCATCGGTGAACTCAACCTCGGTGGTCATTTGATGGTAGGAGTGGGAAGCGCATTCCGTCAAGGGAATATACCCGACGGATCATAACACGCATGTATCGAAAGTAACATTTACGGTCGGCTACTCTAAACCCGCCGGCTCCGCAGCCATGTCGTCCGCCGAGTACAGCTGCAGCATCGACCGTGCGGCCTCGACGTTCGGCGTCGTCAGCCATTCCTCCCAGTCGCCTGGCCGCAAGATCACAACGGCCCGCTTCTCGTCGCCGGGTTTGTGCATTCGGGAAAAGATCCGATGCCCTTCCCCGCTAACCGTGATCATAGACATTGTGTGATGCTCGGTGCCGTCTGGGCCCTGTAGAGTTCGCCAAATACCGGCGACGCACAGCTGGCGCCAACCGGCTAGGCCGATCCGATGCCACACGTTCGCCCCTGTCTCGTAACAAGGCTCATAGATCCAGTCAGCCGGAATCAGGCAGCGTCGGCCGGCGCGCCACGCCGGACCGTATAGCGGCGACTTGCCGAGGTTGTCGTCGCGCACGTTCATCGTGCTGCGGATGATTGGGGGCTTCTTGCCCTGCTCCTTCGCCTTCTCGACATTGGCCTTCTGCAGCGCGCGCGGCCAAAAGCCGAAGCCCGCGATCAGCGGCTTGAATTGCCCGCCGACGTAGCCGACGATCGGCGCGTCATAGTCTTGGTAGATCTCGGGCTTCCACGGAAAGCGACGATACAGGTCGCTGAATGGTTCGATATGGAGTTCGCGAATCTCGAAGTCCTCATGCGGTGCCCGGTCGTTCGTACACATTGCCCCATCCCCACTTTTTGAGACTTGACGAGCCTATCCTACCGCGAGATATACTGTATATCCATACAGCATTACATCACGTCATGAAACCGCGCTGGGCATACACGTGGGAGTACACACACCTCGAGTCAGGGGAGCGCCGTCGCACGTATGTCCCGGTCACCGCTAGCGAGTTCCAGTGCCTCGCCGGACAGTTTCTCGATGAGTCGGACGCACGTCCGATCGAGGAAACGAAAGTCGATCGTAACGTCGTGCCGCTTACGGATCCGTACCGAAACCACGTACCGGCGATGCCGGAGTTCGTAGCGCCGACCGAGACTGAACTGCGCGAACTCTGGCGGGCCAACCACGACCAGGAAATCCGACGCCTCATCCTCGAAATTGTGACGCTCCGGAAGTCACTTCAGAAGGTCATGGACTGGTGGGAAGGCGCAAATCGTGACTCCACGGATTATGGTGACCTCGGCGGTCCGTTCGGCCCCTTCCGCAGGCTCTACTTCTTGCTGCGCGATGAAATGCGACGTGCCGGGCTGATGTAGCAATGCAAGGCCGCAGATCGCAGTGGACTGCTATCGGCTACTAAGAGACCCTCATTTGCCCGACGGTGGAGACACTGCAACGGCGGCTGCGCTCTCGATACTGGTCGCTCGGCTAGACTAGCCATTCAGTCGACGTCCCTTTGCTGCCGCCACAGATTTGGCCCCCTAAGGTCAGCTTCGCGAATCGATTGGCGGATGGATGGCGGTATCCCGCCGTCCTTCAGTCCTCTTCATTTTCAACTAGCGTAGCGGCTGTGGCACTGACTGATCCGCTGCTTTTCGAACGACTGGCATTCAAGCCCGCAAGGCGTCGCAAGATCTCGCCCTCATTCATTTCCGGGCCATAATCCATCCACCCATAGGCCGAAGCGACAGCTTTGTCCAACGCTTCGTGCGCGCTCCTGAGCCAAGGCGGGTTCAGGTTGTACAGATTTGTCAATGTCCTCTTTGCGAGCTCCGTGGCACGATTCGGCGCAGCTACCACCCGCTCAGGATAGCCTTTCAAAATCTCAGGCTCGCGGACAACCCAATCGGTCGGATTGAGCCAGTTTTCGCGCAAGGAGTTCAAGCGTTGCGCGGCAAGCGCAATCGTCCGGGCAACCGGCAGAGCGTCCGCTGAGACCGGTGGAAGCCGCAGATCGCCTTCAACAGTGTCTTCTCCCTCTGTATCGGAAGGAGACAGGCCAGCGGGAAATGGAAAAGTCTCGAAGGTACTGCTCGGTGTGTACCGTGGTCGATCTTCCAAGGCAGTGCCAAGTCGTAACGACCATAGCTCATGAAAGCGGGAATGCAGAATCCCGAACATGGTGTCATCAGATCGAGCGATCGCGACGACTGCTGAGTCCGGAAGCACAATCGAAGAGAACCAGGCAAAGACGCGGTGCTTAGAAACCCGAGGCGTCAATATGCAGCGCGACAATTGAGCAATCTTGCGCTTCATCGCGGGCCGAGGGTCCCCGTGACACCACCAGTGTGTTCGGTGCCAGTCGCGCCGCAAATTCACGCGAGTCGGTTTGACGTGCTCCTCGACATATTCGAACGGCTTTTCGTAGAGACTTGCGTCCTCAAACGACATTTTGTCAAAGTCGATGACCCACGTATCCGAGGGGCGTCGGGTAATGTCCAAACCATTCGCCCATGGCCGGATCACATCAGTGTTGGGTTTGCCGTTTGGATTGGGCAATATCATCCACTCACGCGCGAGTTCGCCCGCAACATCGAACGGGCCATTCTTCTGCGTTCCTATGAAGGAGGCACCTTGATTTTCTGGCAGTCGCTTGACCCGCGTGAGGTCGAACGTCTCAGAATCTGCGCCGCCAGCAGTGAGATCCGAATTAATGCCTGAAACAGCTTCCCCATTCAACACTGAGCCGCCTTGGGGCGGGTTTTTCGCGAAGACGACCAGCGACACTCGCACCGCGGCGCCCTCATTAACCCAAGGCTCGTCACTCCACGCATTGAAAATGGTCAGGTTGGTAGCTATTGCATCCACAACCTTGCGATTGGCCCCGCCTCGGATCGAATTGGTTGCAACAAACCCAGCGAGTTTGGCGCGCCCTGTTTCAATCTGCTCTCGACCTTTGTAGAACCAGTAACACACGAGGTCCGCGCCACCGGGCACGTCGCCCGCATAAAGCTCCCGAAGTGCTAATGTGTACTTCTCCCCAAGCTCCCGGATCATCTTCCGGTCGCCTAGGAAGGGCGGATTCCCTAGGATGACATCCGCCTCGGGCCATTCAGCCCGCTGACCGGTGCTCGTCATGAGCGCGTCGCGATGCTGGATCCCATCGAGAGAGCGAAGGATCGGGTTTTCTGCGATTGGACGGCCGTTGGCCTTGCACCACTGGATATCGCCGATCCACACGGTTACCCTCGCCAGTTCGGCGGCGTACTCATTGATTTCGAATCCCAGTACGTTCGCAGGCCCAGCCTCAATCGCGATCTGACGACCAAATCCCATGAGTTCGGCGTCGATCTGCGCGGTGTGCTCAAGATCTTTGAGCGCCCTCATGGCTAGATACAGGAAGTTTCCCGAGCCACACGCTGGATCAAGCACACGGAAGTTCCGAAGCCGTTCAAGGTAGCCTTGATATGTAGCGACGGCAGCCTTGTAGGATTCGCTTCGCTTTCCCTTCCCTTTTCCTTTCGCAAGGGTGACTTTCGCGGCTTCCCACTCGTCTGTCAGCGGTTTGGTCACCAACGGACGGACGAGCTTTTCAATAGTTGCGACGTCTGTGTAATGGGCACCCAGCGGAGCCCGTGAGGACGGGTCGAGGCCACGTTCAAACAGCGTGCCAAAAATCGTCGGGTCAATGGCGCGCCAGTCCAGGTCTTCCGAGGCTTTGAGCAGCGCAGTCAGGTCCTCCGGCTGCAGCTCGGGGACATCAATGACCTTGAAAAGGCCGCCGTTGAACCAGGCGATGTCGTCGTTTCCGTACTGCCCGTTCGGCTTCTGCATGGCCGTGAACAGCGATGCGATTCGCGTGCGTGCGCGATCCGTGTTGCCGTGTGCGCTCTTTAGAAGTCCGGCAAAGATCTTCGGGTTGTCGCTCTCTCCCCTATGCAGTAGCCATTCATCTTCTGCGTACATGCAGAAAATGCATTGAATCAGAAAGTGTGCGACCTGCTGGTTATCCAGACCGCGCCGGCGCATTGATGCTGCTACCTTCGCAAACTCCGCTGCTGCGTCGGCGGTGATTGCAGCGTTGGACTTCAGTGGGCGTAGCTTGTAAACGTCCGTCGGGGAAAACAGCCAGCGCAAGGCCTGCATGTTTGCGGGATTGCCGATGTCCTCAAGCTGAATGACGCGAGGCGTGCTTGGGTATCCCGTAAAGCAAGGGTGAATCTCGATTCGCTCCCGGTTGCAGACAATTAGAACCGGTGGGTTGTCAAGCGCCCCAGAATAGTTCTTAAGTTGCATTAGCGCGGGGCCGAGGTCCTTCCGCGGGCCCTTATTTTCCCACGCAAAACAGCCGCGTTTCCAAACGTCAGCGAAACCCTTGCCACCGAGCATTTTTTCAAGGTCCTGCTCGTAGCAGTATTCTCCATATTCCCGTGGCGGATCGACCGACAGCAGCCGACAAAGGTCTTCAAAGTGAGGTTGTGCGCCTCCCTTCTCGCTCAGGGAATTGTCCTTCCAAGTCTCGATGAACTTCTCTGGTGTCATTGTGCTCGACGAAGGCATGGTTTTACGTGAGTTTCGTAGCGTGTGTTGCGGTGGTCGGCAGTAGCGGCGCCGAATTAGCGATTGGCGTGTTGGGCCGATTCTACCCGAGGTGCTTGATGCGACCACGTCGTGGAACCAAATACACAGCTCCTAGCGACGACCGGTGGAACGCTTCGATGGCCGATGCGAACAACCGCTGGTATCCAAGAAGCAGCCGTTAAGTTAGTGCGGTGCCAACGGCGGGTGTGGGTCGATCTGCGCCGGTCCCGCGTCGCAGGGCCGGCGGCCGGCCGCGATCGGCCATGAACCGCGCCATCTCCAGCTCGATTGACAATAGTTGACCGACTGCACAATCGCCAGCGCGACGGCTGAGCTCCCGGAAATGGTAAATTCATACGAAAACCACACCTACGAGAGAACATATGGCCCGAGCCATGATCTGCGTCGGCGACACGACGACGCACGGCGGTCGCGTGCTGGAGGGCAGCGCGAACGCGACGATTGACGGAAAGCCCATTGCAGGCGTCGGCCACAAGGTACTTTGCCCGCAATGCAAGGGCGTCTTCCCAATCCTGCCCGCCACCGGACGACGCTACCCGCATCAAATCGCAGGCCGGGAAACGGCGATCGAAGGCATGAAAACCGCATGCGGCGCAACGCTGATTGCCTCGCAGTCGTCTGCGACGCTCGACGACGTCGGAGCAGGCGAGGCATCGACCGGCAGCGCAGTGGCAACTGCCGCTTCCGCGTTGGCCCCTTCGCCGACGCTCTGCCTCGAATGCCTGAAGTCGGCAGCCGAGAATGCCGCAACGATGATCGCTCGCGGGTAGAACCATGACCGGCAATTCGATCGAAGCGTTCTACTTAATGCGGCAACAACAGTTGACCATGCAGGCGCACTTGTACGCCCTCGTCGACGGCCTCCTGTTCGAGGACGCTGCCGGCGGATCGCCCCCCCAGCGATCGCAGGCAGCCGTAGCGCTATTCGACGGCACACCGGACGCATCGCTGGCCGATGCGGGTCCGTGGCTGCTCGACTACGAGCGTGCGACCGGCAACGTGCGACGCTCGCTATCCGTGATGGCGGGCGGCTCGGCGGGTGTGTCCTGGCTGATCAGCGCATATCCAATTGAATCGCTCGCCGACGAGCTGCGTGGCCGGCTCGACGCGCGCTTGCCTGATGGCCGAACAGCCCTCCTCCGGTTCTACGATGCCCGTGTCATGGCCGACATTGCATCGCTGATGGAGTTCACGCAGCGCATGCAGTTCTTTGTCCCGACATTCAATTGGCTTATCGAAGTGAATGGAAAACTGAAGGGAGTGCACCCGCATGCTTGAGTTGACAGGCGAACAGGTCGCCGGCCTTGCCGAGATCGATGCACGCGGATATGTCGAACGCACCCGGCTCGATCTCATCAAAGCGGATCCGAAGCTGGCCGATGACGGCACGCTGCCGACGCGGCTTTGGAACGCGTACGTCGCCGCTCGGCGACTTGGCATCCAGTCCGACGAGAATGTCGCTGCGTTTCTTCGTATCGAGGCATACGCTCCGAACTTCTACGAGAAGCCCGCAACACGCACGTGGCTTACTCGGCCCGGCCGCTCGGCCGACGAACGTTTTCACGATTACCTTCGCGTCATCAAGTGGCGCATCGAACATCCGCAATATAACGGGGGATCTCGAGATGGCGGGATTGGTGGTACCGATAATCGAAGCGGCGGCAGTGGAGCTTGGGCCGCTATTGGCGCGCGCTGGCGTAGCCTTGTTGGGCGGGGCGGCAGTAGCGGGAACGGGGAGTCTGTCGGGTGACACGCCGAAGGAAGAAAGCAAGGCAAAACCAGACGTCCGCGCGATTCCGCGCA encodes:
- a CDS encoding class I SAM-dependent DNA methyltransferase; the protein is MTPEKFIETWKDNSLSEKGGAQPHFEDLCRLLSVDPPREYGEYCYEQDLEKMLGGKGFADVWKRGCFAWENKGPRKDLGPALMQLKNYSGALDNPPVLIVCNRERIEIHPCFTGYPSTPRVIQLEDIGNPANMQALRWLFSPTDVYKLRPLKSNAAITADAAAEFAKVAASMRRRGLDNQQVAHFLIQCIFCMYAEDEWLLHRGESDNPKIFAGLLKSAHGNTDRARTRIASLFTAMQKPNGQYGNDDIAWFNGGLFKVIDVPELQPEDLTALLKASEDLDWRAIDPTIFGTLFERGLDPSSRAPLGAHYTDVATIEKLVRPLVTKPLTDEWEAAKVTLAKGKGKGKRSESYKAAVATYQGYLERLRNFRVLDPACGSGNFLYLAMRALKDLEHTAQIDAELMGFGRQIAIEAGPANVLGFEINEYAAELARVTVWIGDIQWCKANGRPIAENPILRSLDGIQHRDALMTSTGQRAEWPEADVILGNPPFLGDRKMIRELGEKYTLALRELYAGDVPGGADLVCYWFYKGREQIETGRAKLAGFVATNSIRGGANRKVVDAIATNLTIFNAWSDEPWVNEGAAVRVSLVVFAKNPPQGGSVLNGEAVSGINSDLTAGGADSETFDLTRVKRLPENQGASFIGTQKNGPFDVAGELAREWMILPNPNGKPNTDVIRPWANGLDITRRPSDTWVIDFDKMSFEDASLYEKPFEYVEEHVKPTRVNLRRDWHRTHWWCHGDPRPAMKRKIAQLSRCILTPRVSKHRVFAWFSSIVLPDSAVVAIARSDDTMFGILHSRFHELWSLRLGTALEDRPRYTPSSTFETFPFPAGLSPSDTEGEDTVEGDLRLPPVSADALPVARTIALAAQRLNSLRENWLNPTDWVVREPEILKGYPERVVAAPNRATELAKRTLTNLYNLNPPWLRSAHEALDKAVASAYGWMDYGPEMNEGEILRRLAGLNASRSKSSGSVSATAATLVENEED
- a CDS encoding type II toxin-antitoxin system RelE/ParE family toxin, coding for MTTEVEFTDEFEAWWLGLDEDEQESVAAYVKLLEQQGTDLKFPYCSGIKTSRHGHMRELRVQHQGRPLRILYAFDTRRAAILLIGGDKTGQDDWYNKFVPLADKLYDTHMAEIAPEMKQGRMKHGS
- a CDS encoding autoinducer binding domain-containing protein; this encodes MELRWQDAYQQFSAAEDEQQLFQRIAAYSKRLGFEYCCYGIRVPLPVSKPAVAIFNTYPDGWMAHYQAQNYIEIDSTVRDGALSTNMIVWPDVDRIDPCPLWQDARDYGLSVGVAQSSWAARGAFGLLSIARHADRLTPAEINMLTLQTNWLANLSHSLMSRFMVPKLSPESSVTLTAREREVMCWTAEGKTACEIGQILSISERTVNFHVNNILEKLGATNKVQAVVKAIAAGLIDTP
- a CDS encoding VOC family protein → MPGLRIARPFASLARAERIYQDAFELSLLTRFHDHDGFSGARLEPEGPDRHFECTHCLAGPVAPSPAEDLIVCYLSDRLASKTACARAAAHGFLRVTSINSYGMHPEWR
- a CDS encoding SOS response-associated peptidase family protein, translating into MCTNDRAPHEDFEIRELHIEPFSDLYRRFPWKPEIYQDYDAPIVGYVGGQFKPLIAGFGFWPRALQKANVEKAKEQGKKPPIIRSTMNVRDDNLGKSPLYGPAWRAGRRCLIPADWIYEPCYETGANVWHRIGLAGWRQLCVAGIWRTLQGPDGTEHHTMSMITVSGEGHRIFSRMHKPGDEKRAVVILRPGDWEEWLTTPNVEAARSMLQLYSADDMAAEPAGLE
- a CDS encoding RelA/SpoT domain-containing protein, with product MAWVEPEFSRERVNAAGRRLVEGVVFREDREHIQFADLNEYLDATMIMSNWRASHQFPLNTFKINLRDRAIRIDDAAFVAQRLKRATSIIDKLKRFPRMRLSQMQDIGGCRAVLSSLEQVNQLRASIKGSRIKHRLVNEKDYIITPKEDGYRGIHLIYRYVSDKKETYNNHSIEI
- a CDS encoding acyl-homoserine-lactone synthase; translated protein: MRTFVHEEGRLPHELAADLGRYRRRVFVEQLGWALPSANESFERDQFDRDDTVYVFARNTGGEVCGCARLLPTTRPYLLKSLFADLLAEDVALPQSAAVWELSRFAATGDESGAGNAEWAVRPMLAAVVECAAQLGARQLIGVTFASMERLFRRIGVHAHRAGPPKQVDGRLVVACWIDIDPQTFASLGIEPGRAARQAIAA
- a CDS encoding DUF4902 domain-containing protein; the encoded protein is MTSPLLHPVRGPSPDGYVRLSESALAALVLDHVASGLDASLLAELRDSAIDARLAGYTEWHRPASAGVAYLTVGWDWYLERATGTFVIAGGDVRSNIMAVDAAGADLGMFRTAATLAARLAHIDWPAAVASSLLDRNDAYHAGPTLQ
- a CDS encoding helix-turn-helix domain-containing protein is translated as MARKFDELRAKMSPAARARADKRAGEMLREIRLAEARQLVGLSQKDVAAALSVNQPAVAKLEKRGDMLVSTAREYVAALGGSLRLVAQLPQSTGEPQSTVEPQPWVEIVLAGNTSPRVPEALAASLQCSRWLASHEHSNDRHTVNIVIARPEAKFVRCGVGTVRGTASATATNSTWAASAAPSSFRSNVYMHPARPEQTCHA